From the Deinococcus radiophilus genome, one window contains:
- a CDS encoding metal ABC transporter ATP-binding protein: protein MTHSICRPECFQPGVLTVQDLSVQYGPQTALDRVSVSFQVGEFSAVIGPNGAGKSTLLKSLLGLVPRSSGQITYGTDTDLRPHIAYVPQQQTLDWAFPVTVWDVAMMGRTGRLGWGRWPGLQDRRRVQDALQETGVWDLRHRHIADLSGGQRQRVLLARMLVRGAAILLLDEPLTGVDTRSSEQILALLRAEADAGRAVIMVTHDLEQAAQWCDHLVLVNRRVVADGPPAQVYTPANIEATFSVSHLGHGHAEA, encoded by the coding sequence ATGACCCATTCCATCTGCCGGCCTGAATGCTTTCAGCCGGGGGTGCTGACGGTGCAGGACCTCAGCGTGCAGTACGGGCCGCAGACTGCGTTGGACCGGGTGAGCGTGTCGTTCCAGGTGGGCGAATTCAGCGCCGTGATCGGTCCTAACGGCGCAGGCAAATCCACCCTGCTCAAGAGTCTGCTGGGCCTGGTGCCACGCAGCAGTGGGCAGATTACTTACGGTACGGATACCGATCTGCGTCCCCACATTGCCTATGTGCCGCAGCAGCAGACGCTGGACTGGGCCTTTCCGGTGACGGTCTGGGATGTCGCGATGATGGGCCGCACTGGACGCCTGGGCTGGGGACGCTGGCCGGGACTACAGGACCGTCGCCGCGTGCAGGACGCCTTGCAGGAAACCGGGGTCTGGGACCTGCGCCACCGCCACATCGCGGACCTGAGCGGGGGGCAACGCCAGCGGGTGCTGCTGGCCCGCATGCTGGTACGCGGTGCCGCCATCCTCCTGCTGGACGAGCCACTGACGGGGGTAGACACCCGCAGCAGCGAGCAGATTCTGGCTCTGCTGCGGGCCGAGGCCGACGCAGGCCGCGCCGTGATCATGGTCACGCACGATCTGGAGCAGGCCGCGCAGTGGTGTGACCATCTGGTGCTGGTCAACCGCCGCGTGGTGGCAGACGGCCCACCCGCCCAGGTGTACACGCCCGCCAACATTGAAGCCACCTTCAGCGTGAGCCATCTCGGTCACGGGCACGCGGAGGCCTGA
- a CDS encoding metal ABC transporter substrate-binding protein yields MKTRRFSIVLLSALLGACAAPAEQDAVAPAPQTTAAAPASVDPQGGGLHVSATTSVMADLVRQAGGDRVQVTSLLPLGASPHTFDPTPQTIRELSGAQALFSNGSGLEGWLGSLSGAASEVPTYALTEGLALRVAEEEGDQPHSDHSDHDHGEYDPHAWLDPQLAAGYVDRAAAVLAELDPAGEGIYRANAAAYREQLAELEAYGQQRFEALPAEARRVVTDHHALGYFAERFGLEVVGAVIPGLSTEQQPSAQELAALAGQMREQGVRVILSENPPGDRLSAALAEEAGAVVAPPIYVGALGAPGSGSDTYLGAMRYNIDTIADALTTARKPQP; encoded by the coding sequence ATGAAGACACGCCGTTTCTCAATTGTTCTGCTCAGCGCTTTATTGGGGGCTTGTGCGGCCCCGGCAGAGCAGGACGCCGTGGCCCCAGCGCCGCAGACCACCGCTGCGGCCCCGGCGTCGGTAGACCCGCAAGGGGGCGGCCTGCATGTGAGCGCCACCACGTCAGTCATGGCCGATCTGGTGCGGCAAGCAGGCGGGGACCGGGTGCAGGTCACGTCGCTGCTGCCGCTGGGGGCCAGCCCGCACACCTTTGACCCCACACCGCAGACCATCCGCGAGCTGTCGGGCGCACAGGCGCTATTTTCCAACGGATCGGGTCTGGAAGGCTGGTTAGGCAGTCTGAGTGGTGCGGCCTCCGAAGTGCCCACCTACGCGCTGACTGAGGGGCTGGCGCTGCGCGTGGCCGAGGAGGAGGGCGATCAGCCGCACAGTGACCACAGCGACCACGATCACGGTGAATACGATCCCCACGCCTGGCTTGACCCGCAGTTGGCCGCCGGGTATGTGGACCGCGCCGCCGCCGTGCTGGCCGAGCTGGACCCCGCCGGAGAAGGCATCTACCGTGCCAACGCCGCCGCCTACCGGGAGCAGCTGGCCGAGCTGGAGGCTTACGGTCAGCAGCGCTTTGAGGCCTTGCCTGCCGAAGCCCGCCGTGTGGTTACCGATCATCACGCGCTGGGCTACTTTGCCGAGCGCTTTGGCCTGGAGGTGGTCGGTGCGGTGATTCCAGGTCTCAGCACCGAGCAGCAACCCAGCGCCCAGGAACTGGCCGCACTGGCCGGGCAGATGCGTGAGCAGGGCGTCCGCGTGATCCTGAGCGAGAACCCGCCGGGCGACCGCCTCAGTGCGGCGCTGGCCGAGGAAGCCGGGGCCGTGGTCGCGCCGCCGATCTATGTGGGCGCCCTGGGCGCACCCGGCAGCGGCAGTGACACCTATCTGGGGGCCATGCGCTACAACATCGACACCATCGCAGATGCGCTGACCACTGCGCGAAAGCCACAGCCATGA
- the rpmB gene encoding 50S ribosomal protein L28, which yields MSRVCYLTGKKNMVVNSVVRRGKARAAGGVGRKTTGITKRVQKPNLQKKTILESGETRQVWLSAKAIRMLNRGPVNGIQLV from the coding sequence ATGTCGAGAGTGTGCTATTTGACCGGTAAGAAGAATATGGTGGTGAACTCGGTGGTTCGCCGTGGTAAGGCTCGCGCCGCTGGCGGGGTAGGCCGCAAGACCACGGGTATTACCAAGCGCGTCCAGAAGCCCAACCTGCAGAAGAAGACCATCTTGGAAAGCGGCGAAACCCGCCAGGTCTGGCTGAGTGCCAAGGCCATCCGCATGCTGAACCGCGGTCCCGTCAACGGCATCCAACTCGTCTGA
- a CDS encoding alanine/glycine:cation symporter family protein, translating to MDALNSFIDWGNGLLWGSVLIYLLVGAGLFFTVATRGVQLRLFGSAWRSVLGSRGTAGSDGISSFQAFATGLASRVGTGNIAGVAIAISLGGPGAVFWMWMTALVGMSTALIESTLAQAYKVPDPDHGYRGGPAYYIRQGLGQGWMGSLFAVFLILAFGLVFNAVQSNSIVAAMSGYGVGALPLGLILAVLVAPIIFGGLKRVSRVAEVVVPIMAVLYLLVALYVIVTNAAELPAMFSNIFRSAFGLQAAAGGVAGGIAAALLNGVKRGLFSNEAGMGSAPNAAAAAEVDHPVQQGLVQMLGVFVDTILVCTATAAIILLSGVHLGGTETGVQLTQAALTEHVGGWGNDFLALAIFLFAFTSIIGNYAYAESNVQYLNRNPAVLNIFRVLVLGMVVFGAVRDVPTVWNMADLSMGLMAVTNLIALLLLSPVALRLLRDYDRQRRAGQEAPVFERCADPELDRRLPSEVWK from the coding sequence ATGGACGCCTTGAATAGTTTCATTGACTGGGGCAACGGCCTGCTGTGGGGATCGGTGCTGATCTACCTGCTGGTAGGTGCCGGACTCTTCTTTACGGTCGCTACCCGTGGTGTGCAACTGCGGCTGTTCGGCTCGGCGTGGCGCTCGGTGCTGGGCAGCCGAGGCACGGCGGGCAGTGATGGCATCAGCTCTTTTCAGGCGTTCGCGACTGGCCTGGCCAGTCGGGTCGGCACCGGCAACATCGCCGGGGTCGCCATCGCCATTTCGCTGGGTGGTCCCGGCGCGGTGTTCTGGATGTGGATGACGGCGCTGGTGGGCATGAGCACCGCCCTGATCGAAAGCACGCTGGCCCAGGCCTACAAGGTGCCTGACCCGGACCACGGCTACCGCGGCGGACCGGCCTACTACATCCGTCAGGGGCTGGGCCAGGGGTGGATGGGCAGTCTCTTTGCGGTCTTCCTGATTCTGGCCTTTGGCCTGGTGTTCAATGCCGTGCAGAGCAATTCCATCGTGGCGGCCATGAGTGGTTACGGTGTCGGGGCACTGCCGCTGGGGCTGATCCTGGCGGTGCTGGTCGCGCCGATTATCTTCGGGGGCCTCAAGCGGGTGTCACGGGTGGCCGAAGTGGTCGTGCCGATCATGGCCGTGTTGTATCTGCTGGTCGCGCTGTATGTGATCGTTACCAACGCTGCGGAGTTGCCCGCCATGTTCTCCAATATCTTCCGCAGTGCCTTTGGGTTGCAGGCTGCCGCAGGTGGGGTGGCGGGTGGTATCGCTGCCGCGCTGCTGAACGGGGTCAAGCGGGGTCTCTTTAGCAACGAGGCTGGCATGGGGTCTGCCCCCAACGCTGCCGCCGCCGCCGAGGTGGATCATCCCGTGCAGCAGGGGCTGGTGCAGATGCTGGGCGTCTTTGTAGACACCATTTTGGTCTGTACGGCGACGGCGGCCATTATCTTGCTGTCGGGCGTGCATCTGGGCGGCACTGAAACCGGCGTGCAGCTTACCCAGGCAGCTCTGACCGAGCATGTGGGCGGCTGGGGTAACGATTTCTTGGCGCTGGCTATTTTCCTGTTCGCCTTTACCAGCATCATCGGCAACTATGCCTACGCCGAGAGCAACGTGCAGTATCTGAACCGTAATCCCGCCGTGCTCAACATCTTCCGGGTGCTGGTGCTGGGCATGGTGGTGTTCGGGGCCGTACGCGACGTGCCCACCGTCTGGAACATGGCCGACCTGAGTATGGGCCTGATGGCGGTCACGAACCTGATCGCGCTGCTGCTGCTTAGCCCGGTGGCACTGCGGTTGCTGCGGGACTATGACCGTCAGCGCCGAGCGGGTCAGGAAGCTCCTGTCTTTGAGCGCTGCGCCGACCCTGAACTGGACCGCCGCCTGCCGAGCGAGGTGTGGAAGTAA
- a CDS encoding PH domain-containing protein, whose amino-acid sequence MRRDLTALTPAQQTTPRWWPWLLALTLLSLLPLPVLMFGPLLKGVSYEVANGQIVARSVGSSVQIEAGTPVQSGPVTLTGRKVGSEMAGYVVGRFSSDQGTLNVYSDGSHGSDALLFATQPQPTLLTPADPQALLSAWRSGGTATFHPARRAGLDPLSLLILLPVLPIVWFLLRPPAIRYRLDGDALVVHTGLGHTRFPLDDTQASVTREALGMRLFGSSIPGYHTGTFASNAHPSGRVQAAATDHRPAQALLLTHEGKTYYLTPQQPDVVAGWFRGAPPN is encoded by the coding sequence ATGAGACGCGACCTGACGGCCCTGACCCCCGCCCAGCAAACCACGCCGCGCTGGTGGCCCTGGCTCCTGGCGCTGACGCTGCTCAGCCTGCTGCCCCTGCCTGTACTCATGTTTGGCCCGCTGCTCAAGGGCGTGAGCTACGAGGTGGCGAATGGTCAGATCGTGGCCCGCTCGGTGGGATCGTCGGTGCAGATTGAGGCGGGGACGCCGGTGCAGTCAGGCCCAGTCACGCTGACGGGCCGCAAGGTCGGCAGCGAAATGGCCGGCTACGTGGTGGGGCGTTTCAGCAGCGATCAGGGCACGCTGAATGTCTACAGCGACGGCTCGCACGGGTCGGACGCGCTGCTGTTCGCCACGCAGCCCCAGCCCACGCTGCTGACCCCCGCTGATCCCCAAGCCTTACTGAGCGCCTGGCGGAGCGGCGGTACAGCGACTTTTCACCCGGCGCGGCGGGCGGGCCTTGACCCACTGTCGCTGCTGATCCTCCTGCCGGTGCTGCCTATTGTCTGGTTCCTGCTCCGTCCACCAGCCATACGCTACCGGCTGGACGGTGACGCCCTGGTGGTCCACACCGGCCTGGGTCACACCCGCTTTCCGCTAGATGACACGCAGGCCAGCGTGACCCGTGAGGCACTGGGGATGCGGCTGTTCGGCTCGTCCATCCCCGGCTACCACACTGGAACCTTTGCGAGCAACGCCCATCCCTCAGGCCGGGTGCAGGCCGCCGCGACCGACCACCGCCCCGCGCAGGCGCTGCTGCTGACACATGAGGGCAAGACGTACTACCTGACGCCCCAACAGCCGGACGTGGTGGCGGGATGGTTTAGGGGCGCACCACCGAACTGA
- the purK gene encoding 5-(carboxyamino)imidazole ribonucleotide synthase yields the protein MSDTFSPRTLGILGGGQLAQMLALAAIPLGVRVVALEPDPQAGARLCAEHLCVPYTDPAGLARLAKCDAVTLEFENVPLEALDFLEGRVPVRPGRGLLAHSKHRAREKEGLRAAGAGTADFAVIEAESDLAGALAQLGGQGILKTSELGYDGKGQRRVQSDAELRAAWDDLGRVPCVLEGLVPFTREVSLGVARTASGNLAFGPLVENVHRDGILRTSVYTGGDQRAEAQAREIARAVAEAWGLEGLMTLEFFELPGGELLVNEVAPRVHNSGHLTQDGGGVSQFAAQVRAVLGLPLQGWKPPLPTAMVNVVGVDGLDGQALEPDWGAIDALPGTQIHLYHKAHRQGRKLGHVNLTAPDAETLRSRLAELERLIP from the coding sequence ATGAGCGACACTTTTTCTCCCCGGACCCTGGGCATTCTGGGCGGCGGTCAGCTGGCGCAGATGCTGGCGCTGGCCGCCATTCCGCTGGGGGTGCGGGTGGTGGCGCTGGAACCGGACCCCCAGGCCGGGGCGCGGCTGTGTGCCGAGCATCTGTGTGTCCCTTACACCGACCCGGCGGGTTTGGCCCGGCTGGCGAAATGCGACGCGGTGACACTGGAATTTGAAAATGTGCCGCTGGAAGCGCTGGACTTTCTCGAAGGCCGCGTGCCGGTGCGCCCTGGCCGGGGCCTGCTGGCCCATTCCAAGCACCGCGCCCGTGAAAAAGAAGGACTGCGGGCGGCGGGCGCGGGCACGGCGGATTTTGCGGTGATTGAGGCTGAAAGCGACCTGGCAGGCGCACTAGCGCAACTCGGCGGTCAAGGCATCCTCAAGACTTCCGAGCTGGGCTACGACGGTAAAGGCCAGCGCCGCGTCCAATCGGACGCCGAGCTGCGGGCCGCCTGGGACGACCTGGGCCGGGTGCCCTGCGTGCTGGAAGGGCTGGTCCCGTTTACCCGTGAGGTCAGCCTGGGGGTGGCCCGCACCGCGTCCGGCAACCTGGCCTTTGGGCCGCTGGTAGAAAATGTCCACCGTGACGGCATCCTGCGGACCTCGGTATATACCGGCGGCGACCAGCGGGCCGAGGCACAGGCCCGCGAGATTGCCCGCGCGGTGGCCGAGGCCTGGGGCCTGGAAGGGCTGATGACGCTTGAATTCTTCGAGCTGCCCGGCGGTGAACTGCTGGTGAATGAGGTGGCGCCCCGCGTCCACAACTCGGGCCACCTGACCCAGGACGGCGGCGGTGTCAGCCAGTTTGCGGCGCAGGTGCGGGCGGTGCTGGGCCTGCCGCTGCAAGGGTGGAAACCGCCCCTGCCTACCGCCATGGTGAATGTGGTGGGCGTAGACGGTCTAGACGGTCAAGCTCTGGAACCGGACTGGGGAGCTATCGACGCGCTGCCGGGTACCCAGATTCACCTGTACCACAAGGCCCACCGCCAAGGGCGCAAGCTGGGCCACGTCAACCTGACGGCCCCCGACGCCGAGACGCTGCGCTCACGGCTGGCCGAGCTGGAGCGGCTGATTCCTTAA
- the purE gene encoding 5-(carboxyamino)imidazole ribonucleotide mutase, translated as MTTPSTPQAPTPKVGVVMGSRSDFETMQGALDLLAQLNIPYEVRVLSAHRTPHLLTSYAARAERLNLSCIIAGAGGAAHLPGMLAAFTRVPVLGVPVQSRALSGQDSLLSIVQMPAGVPVATFAIGQAGAKNAALFAAALLATTDDAVRAALDEFRATQTQAVLDDPHFDGHPQAGAQ; from the coding sequence ATGACCACCCCTTCAACTCCCCAGGCCCCCACCCCCAAAGTCGGCGTGGTGATGGGCAGCCGCTCGGATTTCGAGACCATGCAGGGCGCACTGGACCTGCTGGCCCAGCTGAATATTCCTTACGAGGTGCGCGTGCTCTCGGCCCACCGCACGCCGCACCTCCTGACCAGTTACGCGGCCCGCGCCGAGCGACTGAACCTGAGCTGCATCATCGCCGGGGCAGGCGGCGCAGCCCACCTACCGGGGATGCTGGCGGCCTTTACTCGTGTGCCGGTGCTGGGCGTTCCAGTCCAGAGCCGGGCGCTGAGCGGCCAGGACAGCTTGCTGAGCATCGTGCAGATGCCTGCCGGGGTGCCGGTGGCGACTTTTGCCATCGGGCAGGCGGGGGCCAAGAATGCCGCCCTGTTCGCGGCGGCGTTGCTGGCGACCACCGACGACGCCGTGCGGGCTGCGCTGGACGAGTTCCGGGCTACGCAGACCCAGGCCGTGCTGGACGACCCCCACTTCGACGGCCACCCTCAGGCGGGCGCGCAATGA
- a CDS encoding M20/M25/M40 family metallo-hydrolase, with amino-acid sequence MTLFWPDPAALEADLLTLAALESPSGDAAAIGQVMAVLEGWARELGGETQTLSGGTRRFAFGVDGQASPLLILAHADTVWPQGTLAQMPLRKDAERLYGPGVYDMKAGLVGGFHALRALGGEWPAGGVVLLVTPDEEVGSPSSRGHIEAEAHAARAALVPEPPVGEGSAEHAHALKTGRKGVIDAAVTLTGRAAHAGNEPERGSSAVAAAAELIGRIEAVARPELGTTVLVTQIAGGTASNVVPAECRLTLDVRVSQAGEDERVLRELAALTPADSRVQADWHLSVNRPPFPRNAETLALFAQAQAAAQELGFTLTETSVGGGSDGNFTAPLCPTLDGLGAPGDGAHAAHEHIRLDLWTERVALLTALLRRL; translated from the coding sequence ATGACCCTGTTCTGGCCCGACCCCGCTGCCCTTGAGGCTGACTTGCTGACCCTGGCCGCCCTCGAATCGCCCTCGGGCGACGCGGCGGCCATTGGGCAGGTGATGGCGGTGCTGGAGGGCTGGGCGCGTGAATTGGGTGGCGAGACGCAAACCCTTTCCGGCGGCACCCGGCGCTTCGCTTTTGGGGTGGACGGCCAGGCCTCGCCTCTCCTGATCCTGGCCCACGCCGACACGGTCTGGCCGCAGGGCACGCTGGCGCAGATGCCACTGCGAAAGGATGCGGAGCGGCTGTATGGCCCCGGCGTCTACGACATGAAAGCCGGATTGGTGGGAGGCTTTCACGCGCTGCGGGCGCTTGGGGGAGAGTGGCCTGCCGGTGGTGTGGTGTTGCTGGTCACGCCAGATGAGGAGGTGGGTAGTCCGTCCAGCCGGGGGCACATTGAGGCCGAAGCCCACGCTGCTCGCGCCGCGCTGGTGCCGGAGCCGCCCGTGGGGGAGGGCAGCGCCGAACATGCCCACGCCCTCAAGACGGGACGCAAGGGCGTGATAGACGCTGCCGTGACCCTGACAGGCCGCGCGGCTCACGCAGGCAACGAGCCGGAGCGGGGCTCAAGCGCCGTCGCCGCCGCTGCCGAGCTGATCGGGCGCATTGAGGCGGTGGCCCGGCCTGAGCTGGGGACCACCGTGCTGGTCACACAGATCGCTGGCGGTACGGCCAGCAACGTGGTCCCCGCCGAGTGCCGTCTCACGCTGGATGTGCGGGTGTCGCAAGCGGGCGAGGACGAGCGGGTGCTGCGTGAGCTGGCAGCACTGACCCCAGCAGACTCGCGGGTGCAGGCCGACTGGCACCTGAGCGTGAACCGCCCACCTTTTCCCCGCAACGCTGAGACATTGGCGCTGTTCGCGCAGGCCCAGGCCGCCGCGCAGGAGTTGGGGTTCACACTCACCGAAACGTCGGTAGGGGGTGGCAGCGACGGCAACTTTACGGCCCCGCTGTGCCCCACGTTGGACGGGCTGGGCGCTCCCGGTGACGGAGCACACGCGGCCCATGAGCATATTCGCCTGGACCTCTGGACAGAGCGGGTGGCCCTGCTGACCGCCTTGCTGCGGCGGCTGTAA
- a CDS encoding elongation factor G — translation MPNRVVSLVGHSGVGKTTLTEALLHRSGTIPRMGRVEDGTTQSDYSDVEHQHGFSVRTTVLRLNHEGVAMTLLDTPGYSDFVREIRGGIRAADSVLVMVGAGSSVEVGTERVWRMADLFGMPRIVAVNKMDRERAHFAAALADLRASLPGPVAAAFWPSGEGEEFRELINVLTVDPGSLSSDLRPAVAEARTALLDTIVEQDDALMNRYLEGEEISGEELYQTFLAAVHAGRIYPVLPVSAETGVGLDELLHLMVGGLRSARERGPLEGLDGQTRDPSPEAPVSARVWRVSVDPFVGKVAYLRVWSGILKAGDILQNTTRGEEVRLAHLYMPSGRDLTEVPELRAGMIGAVTKLDGLHTGDTLADPQHPIEYASLPLPDPVYIRALHPRSRSDEDRLGDALGKLLEEDPTLYSSREEQTGELLLGGMGEMHLNIAAERLAALNVNVDLRAPQIPYRETIRRRAQAQGKHKKQSGGHGQYGDCTVRIQPGEGYRFSSEVVGGTIPSKYLPSIEKGVQDALGRGSLGGFPVQDVYIAVLEGSHHEVDSSDLAFQLAGALALKNALEEAGPVLLEPVQLLRVRVPASFTGDIMSDLQARRGRVQGLEPEGSVVVISAAVPQREMQDYNAALRSLTGDRGGYSLRHHGYQELPGALAQQVLEERRRQLAEA, via the coding sequence ATGCCAAACCGAGTTGTCAGTCTGGTCGGCCATAGCGGCGTGGGTAAAACCACGCTGACCGAAGCCCTGCTCCACCGCAGCGGCACCATACCCCGCATGGGCCGTGTGGAGGACGGCACGACCCAGAGCGATTACAGCGATGTAGAACACCAACACGGCTTTTCGGTGCGGACCACTGTGCTGCGCCTGAACCACGAAGGCGTGGCCATGACGCTGCTGGACACGCCAGGCTATTCGGACTTCGTGCGGGAGATTCGTGGGGGGATTCGTGCTGCCGACAGCGTGTTGGTCATGGTCGGGGCCGGGTCCAGTGTCGAGGTCGGCACCGAGCGGGTCTGGCGGATGGCCGACCTGTTCGGGATGCCGCGCATCGTGGCCGTCAACAAGATGGACCGCGAGCGCGCCCACTTTGCGGCGGCGCTGGCCGATCTGCGTGCCAGCTTGCCGGGTCCAGTGGCGGCGGCGTTCTGGCCGAGTGGCGAGGGAGAGGAGTTCCGGGAGCTGATCAACGTGCTGACGGTAGACCCGGGGTCGCTGAGCAGTGACCTGCGCCCTGCCGTGGCCGAGGCCCGCACTGCCCTGCTCGACACCATCGTCGAGCAGGATGACGCGCTGATGAACCGTTATCTGGAAGGCGAGGAAATCAGCGGCGAGGAGTTGTACCAGACCTTTCTGGCAGCGGTCCATGCGGGCCGCATCTACCCAGTGCTGCCGGTCAGCGCCGAAACCGGGGTGGGATTGGACGAACTGCTGCACCTGATGGTGGGAGGCCTGCGCTCGGCGCGGGAGCGGGGGCCACTGGAAGGTCTGGACGGTCAGACCCGCGACCCCAGCCCTGAAGCCCCGGTCAGCGCCCGCGTGTGGCGGGTCAGCGTAGATCCCTTTGTAGGCAAGGTGGCTTATCTGCGGGTCTGGAGCGGCATACTGAAGGCCGGGGACATCCTGCAAAACACCACCCGGGGCGAAGAAGTCCGGCTGGCCCACCTGTATATGCCGAGCGGTAGGGACCTGACCGAAGTCCCGGAGCTGCGGGCCGGAATGATCGGGGCCGTGACCAAGCTGGACGGTCTGCATACCGGCGACACGCTGGCTGACCCTCAGCACCCTATCGAATACGCCAGCCTGCCGCTGCCAGACCCGGTCTATATCCGCGCGCTGCACCCGCGTAGCCGCAGCGACGAGGACCGCCTGGGGGACGCGCTGGGCAAGTTGCTGGAAGAAGACCCCACCCTGTATTCCTCGCGTGAGGAGCAGACCGGCGAACTGTTGCTGGGCGGCATGGGCGAGATGCACCTGAATATTGCCGCCGAACGGTTGGCCGCGCTGAACGTGAATGTGGACCTGCGTGCGCCGCAGATTCCCTACCGCGAAACCATTCGCCGCCGCGCCCAGGCGCAGGGCAAGCACAAGAAGCAGTCTGGGGGCCACGGGCAGTACGGGGACTGCACGGTCCGTATTCAGCCGGGTGAAGGCTACCGCTTCAGCAGCGAAGTGGTAGGTGGCACCATTCCCAGCAAGTACCTACCTAGCATTGAGAAAGGCGTGCAGGACGCTCTGGGCCGCGGTAGCCTGGGGGGCTTCCCGGTGCAGGACGTTTATATCGCTGTGCTGGAAGGCAGCCATCACGAGGTGGACAGCTCGGACTTGGCCTTTCAACTGGCCGGAGCACTGGCGCTGAAAAATGCCCTGGAGGAAGCGGGGCCGGTGCTGCTGGAGCCGGTGCAGCTATTGCGGGTGCGGGTGCCCGCCAGCTTCACTGGCGACATCATGAGCGACTTGCAGGCGCGGCGTGGACGCGTGCAGGGCCTGGAACCCGAAGGCAGCGTGGTGGTGATCAGCGCCGCAGTGCCTCAGCGCGAAATGCAGGACTACAATGCGGCCCTGCGGAGCCTGACCGGAGACCGGGGCGGCTACTCACTACGCCACCACGGTTATCAGGAGTTGCCGGGCGCACTGGCCCAGCAAGTGCTTGAAGAACGCCGGAGACAATTGGCCGAAGCGTAG
- a CDS encoding flavin reductase family protein: protein MTQPNHPAPAEGIGAEDFRYTLGRFASGVTVITARTTDGSVHGMTASAFVSVSMNPPLILISVDRRARMHDILLADDVEQFSVNLLAQSQAHLSNHFAGRPGPEEDVPWREQAGFPVLGGTVASVVCRKYQVMDGGDHTLFLGLITSTEYSDEAPLLYFKGKYGALAAEQ, encoded by the coding sequence ATGACACAGCCAAACCACCCCGCCCCCGCAGAGGGCATCGGCGCAGAGGACTTCCGCTACACCCTGGGCCGCTTCGCCAGCGGTGTGACCGTGATCACCGCCCGCACCACTGACGGCAGCGTACACGGCATGACCGCCAGCGCCTTTGTGTCGGTCAGCATGAACCCACCGCTGATCCTGATTTCGGTGGACCGCCGCGCCCGGATGCACGACATCCTGCTGGCGGACGATGTGGAGCAATTCAGCGTGAATCTGCTGGCCCAGAGTCAGGCCCACCTCAGCAACCATTTCGCCGGACGCCCCGGCCCCGAGGAGGACGTGCCCTGGCGTGAGCAGGCCGGCTTCCCGGTGCTGGGCGGCACGGTGGCTTCGGTGGTCTGCCGCAAATACCAAGTGATGGACGGCGGCGACCACACCCTCTTCCTGGGTCTGATCACCTCCACCGAATACTCGGACGAGGCCCCACTGCTGTATTTCAAAGGCAAGTACGGGGCGCTGGCCGCAGAGCAGTAA
- a CDS encoding metallophosphoesterase family protein yields the protein MTRLAVIADLHANLEATLAVHADIQRRGISDIWVLGDLVGKGPRPQAVVDWTQEYASRVIQGNWDARVAGASHRPQDLWPRSKLRPADLKYLETLPFGIEEDFGGLCWRFVHASSRGVFHKLYPHSSLSEQLDNFTPQPELGLMNYADALVFADIHETLLLDVEGRPMLNCGSVGNPLDSVLPSYLLLDFSQPGYAACFVRVPYDRAAEVAAAEASDMPFVREYVAELMTGAYQKRKAKNLSDW from the coding sequence ATGACCCGCCTCGCCGTGATCGCCGACCTGCACGCCAACTTGGAGGCGACGCTGGCGGTTCACGCAGATATTCAGCGGCGGGGAATCAGTGACATCTGGGTGCTGGGGGACCTGGTCGGTAAGGGGCCACGCCCGCAGGCGGTGGTGGACTGGACTCAGGAGTACGCCAGCCGGGTGATTCAGGGCAACTGGGACGCCCGCGTCGCCGGAGCCAGTCACCGCCCACAGGACCTCTGGCCGCGCTCCAAGCTGCGTCCAGCGGATCTCAAATACCTCGAAACCCTGCCGTTCGGCATCGAGGAAGACTTTGGCGGCCTGTGCTGGCGCTTTGTGCATGCCAGTAGCCGGGGGGTGTTTCACAAGCTGTATCCCCACTCCAGCCTGTCCGAGCAGCTGGACAACTTCACGCCCCAACCGGAGCTGGGCCTGATGAACTATGCCGACGCGCTGGTGTTCGCAGACATTCACGAAACCCTACTGCTGGATGTGGAAGGCCGCCCCATGCTGAACTGCGGCTCGGTGGGTAATCCGCTGGATAGCGTGCTGCCCTCTTATCTGCTGCTGGACTTCAGCCAGCCGGGTTACGCGGCCTGCTTCGTGCGGGTGCCGTATGACCGCGCCGCCGAAGTGGCTGCTGCCGAAGCCAGCGATATGCCGTTCGTGCGTGAGTACGTGGCCGAACTGATGACCGGAGCGTACCAGAAGCGTAAGGCCAAGAACCTGAGCGACTGGTAA